In Pseudomonas asiatica, the following are encoded in one genomic region:
- the galE gene encoding UDP-glucose 4-epimerase GalE encodes MKFLVVGGAGYIGSHMVKHLLGTGHEVVVADLVSPGPGVQWAKLDIADEPALDVLFGVCRFDAVFHFASFIQVGESVSVPGKYYQNNVAATLSLLQAMVNAGIRHLVFSSSAAVYGNPQYVPIDEAHAKGPINPYGLSKWMVEQILEDFDRAYGLKSVCLRYFNAAGADPEGQLGERHEPETHLIPLILQAASGRRDAVTVFGRDYDTPDGTCIRDYVHVADLAAAHALAVDYLLAGGERTAFNLGNGLGFSVQQVIDTARAVTGRQIRTLDAPRRPGDPPRLVADAGKAMHMLGWRPEFATLESIVRHAWQWELQYPWARYPTS; translated from the coding sequence ATGAAGTTTCTGGTTGTCGGTGGCGCAGGCTACATTGGCTCGCACATGGTCAAGCACCTGCTCGGTACAGGCCATGAGGTGGTGGTGGCGGACCTCGTCTCGCCCGGCCCCGGCGTCCAGTGGGCGAAACTGGACATCGCCGACGAACCCGCCCTGGATGTGCTGTTCGGTGTTTGCCGCTTCGATGCCGTGTTCCACTTTGCCTCGTTCATCCAGGTGGGCGAGTCGGTCAGCGTGCCCGGCAAGTACTACCAGAACAATGTCGCGGCCACCCTTTCCCTCCTGCAGGCCATGGTGAATGCCGGTATCAGGCACCTGGTGTTTTCTTCCAGCGCAGCCGTCTACGGCAACCCGCAGTACGTGCCGATCGACGAAGCGCATGCCAAGGGGCCGATCAACCCGTATGGGTTGAGCAAATGGATGGTCGAGCAGATTCTCGAGGACTTCGACCGGGCCTATGGCTTGAAGTCGGTATGCCTGCGTTACTTCAACGCAGCGGGCGCAGACCCGGAGGGCCAGCTGGGAGAGCGTCATGAACCCGAAACCCACCTGATCCCGCTGATCCTGCAGGCCGCTTCGGGCCGGCGTGATGCAGTAACGGTGTTTGGCCGCGACTACGACACGCCGGATGGCACCTGCATACGCGACTATGTGCATGTGGCCGACCTGGCGGCGGCTCATGCACTGGCGGTGGATTACCTGCTGGCGGGTGGCGAGCGAACTGCGTTCAACCTGGGCAACGGGCTGGGCTTTTCGGTGCAGCAGGTGATCGATACGGCCCGGGCGGTGACTGGCCGGCAGATCCGCACCCTCGACGCCCCCCGCCGCCCCGGCGACCCGCCCCGATTGGTGGCGGATGCTGGCAAGGCCATGCACATGCTGGGCTGGCGGCCGGAGTTTGCCACGCTGGAGTCGATTGTGCGGCATGCGTGGCAGTGGGAGTTGCAGTACCCCTGGGCTCGCTACCCCACAAGCTGA
- a CDS encoding GumC family protein, with the protein MKSDYELSLRDYIAIIKDRALLLGVSIVVILAATVAVAVMVPPIYQSTGTILVESQQISPELVSTNNTSFADERIEVIRQRVMTRENLLRIIDKYNLFPDKRFSDSDKIDHMRSAIVVETLTTYVRGRGEATVAFNVSFEHKQPEVAKEVADELVTLFLNENLKQRTERANETTEFLTQEANKLGAELANLENQLADFKQAHANALPEHQTLRMNMLSRSELEFREVDRDYKAAQEELRYLELELSAANAGLATKAGEGPRAAGAEQPQDLPSLKAEYARLLSRYKEAHPDVVAVKRRIQALEASGNRTAAASTVGLDVARVRAKMSAAQERIASLAEQKRELTRKMEGYEAEILEAPQVERGLVTLMRDHDNARKKYEEIRAKEMGAKITESLEQENKAERFVLLEPPLMPEKPIKPNRKKIAALGLVLAPAGGGALVMLLEMFNQRIRGVGALENLLGRRVLVALPYIDTKADVARRKRWRNWLIVAALALAAIMVVLVHVFYMPLDVLLFKVMSRFA; encoded by the coding sequence ATGAAGTCTGACTACGAGCTCTCCCTCAGAGATTACATTGCCATAATCAAGGACAGGGCCCTGTTATTGGGGGTGAGCATCGTAGTCATCCTGGCCGCGACCGTTGCAGTCGCGGTGATGGTGCCGCCGATCTACCAATCGACCGGCACCATCCTGGTGGAGTCGCAGCAGATTTCCCCTGAGCTGGTGTCGACCAACAACACCAGCTTTGCCGATGAACGCATCGAAGTGATTCGCCAGCGGGTGATGACCCGCGAGAACCTGCTGCGCATCATCGACAAGTACAACCTGTTTCCCGACAAGCGTTTCAGCGATAGCGACAAGATCGACCACATGCGCAGCGCCATCGTCGTCGAAACCCTTACCACATACGTGCGCGGGCGGGGTGAAGCGACCGTGGCGTTCAATGTGTCCTTCGAGCACAAGCAGCCCGAGGTGGCCAAGGAAGTCGCCGATGAGTTGGTGACGCTGTTCCTCAACGAGAACCTCAAGCAGCGTACCGAGCGGGCCAACGAAACCACCGAGTTCCTCACCCAGGAGGCGAACAAGCTGGGTGCCGAGCTGGCCAACCTGGAAAACCAGCTGGCGGATTTCAAGCAGGCCCACGCCAACGCCTTGCCCGAGCACCAGACCTTGCGCATGAACATGCTGTCACGGTCGGAGCTGGAGTTCCGCGAGGTCGACCGTGATTACAAGGCCGCCCAGGAAGAACTGCGTTACCTTGAGCTGGAACTGTCCGCGGCCAATGCCGGGCTGGCAACCAAGGCCGGCGAAGGCCCCAGGGCGGCCGGTGCCGAGCAGCCCCAGGACCTGCCCAGCCTGAAGGCCGAATATGCCCGGCTGTTGAGCCGCTACAAGGAAGCCCACCCCGATGTGGTGGCGGTCAAGCGCAGGATCCAGGCGCTCGAAGCCAGTGGCAATCGCACGGCAGCGGCCTCCACGGTCGGCCTCGATGTCGCCCGCGTGCGCGCCAAGATGAGCGCGGCACAGGAGCGCATTGCTTCGCTGGCCGAGCAAAAGCGCGAGTTGACCCGCAAGATGGAAGGCTACGAGGCCGAGATCCTCGAGGCGCCGCAGGTCGAGCGTGGCCTGGTGACCTTGATGCGTGACCACGACAACGCGCGCAAGAAGTACGAGGAAATCCGCGCCAAGGAAATGGGCGCGAAGATTACCGAAAGCCTGGAACAGGAGAACAAGGCCGAGCGCTTTGTACTGCTTGAACCACCGCTGATGCCCGAGAAACCGATCAAGCCCAACCGCAAGAAGATCGCTGCGCTGGGCCTGGTGCTGGCACCGGCAGGTGGCGGTGCGCTGGTGATGCTGCTGGAGATGTTCAACCAGCGCATTCGCGGCGTCGGTGCACTGGAGAACCTGCTGGGCAGGCGGGTGCTGGTGGCGCTGCCATACATCGATACCAAGGCCGATGTGGCCAGGCGCAAGCGTTGGCGCAACTGGCTGATCGTGGCGGCACTGGCGCTGGCGGCTATCATGGTAGTGCTGGTGCACGTGTTCTACATGCCACTGGATGTGCTGTTGTTCAAAGTCATGTCTCGGTTTGCATAG
- a CDS encoding O-antigen ligase family protein: MPEHFRALIVILFLASVVFLLARRPATDLIPLSDFKRRRNLWFLLTLLAFFSHSFWLYLGAGAVILYIAGRREHNPMALFYMLLFLIPPASVQVPGFGVVNYLVDLNHIRLLALCVLLPAALALRRQGDTLRFGRTWPDRLLAAGLLLMSVLYLRETTLTDTLRQTLYLFVDVLLPYYVASRGLRQISDFKDTLLAFVLASFVLALIGVAEYVRHWLLYSALVDAMGVPWSMSGYLSRGGSLRASVTTGQAIALGYVMSVAIGLFLFVQGYVRRPLQRALGALLLAAGLFAPLSRGPWIGAVVIVVVFIALGKGAVRRLALLAAAGMLALPLLTIVPGGDKVLDMLPFIGNLEKENITYRERLMDNSWIVIQRNPLFGSFDFRNTPEMQSMIQGDGIIDIVNTYINLALRVGLVGLGLFVAFFAAVLHGIRKAMRSFPDKDDERRQLGRALLATLIGILVIIFTVSSITFIPVVYWTVAGLGVAYVQMVRKLHNSQAIALADPALQPR, encoded by the coding sequence ATGCCTGAACATTTTCGTGCGTTGATCGTCATCCTTTTTCTGGCGAGCGTGGTCTTCCTGCTGGCGCGGCGGCCTGCCACCGACCTGATTCCGCTGAGCGACTTCAAGCGCCGACGCAACCTGTGGTTCCTGCTTACCCTGCTGGCCTTCTTCTCGCACAGCTTCTGGCTGTACCTGGGTGCTGGCGCCGTCATCCTGTACATCGCCGGGCGCCGCGAACACAACCCCATGGCGCTGTTCTACATGCTGCTGTTCCTGATCCCGCCGGCTTCGGTGCAGGTGCCCGGGTTTGGCGTGGTCAATTACCTGGTCGACCTCAACCATATCCGCCTGCTGGCCTTGTGCGTGCTGTTGCCGGCGGCGCTGGCCCTGCGCCGGCAAGGCGACACCCTGCGCTTCGGCCGCACCTGGCCCGACAGGTTGTTGGCGGCCGGCCTGCTGCTGATGAGCGTGCTGTACCTGCGCGAGACCACCCTGACCGACACCCTGCGCCAGACGCTGTACCTGTTTGTCGACGTGTTACTGCCGTATTACGTGGCCAGCCGTGGCCTGCGCCAGATCAGCGACTTCAAGGACACCCTGCTGGCCTTCGTGCTTGCCTCATTCGTTCTGGCCCTGATCGGCGTGGCCGAGTACGTGCGCCACTGGCTGCTGTACAGTGCCCTGGTCGACGCCATGGGCGTGCCGTGGAGCATGTCCGGCTACCTGAGCCGTGGCGGTTCGCTGCGCGCCAGCGTTACCACCGGGCAGGCGATTGCCCTGGGTTATGTGATGAGCGTGGCCATCGGCCTGTTCCTTTTCGTCCAGGGTTACGTGCGCCGCCCCCTGCAGCGGGCCCTGGGCGCCCTGCTGCTGGCCGCAGGGCTGTTCGCGCCACTGTCACGCGGCCCGTGGATCGGTGCCGTGGTCATCGTGGTGGTGTTCATCGCCCTGGGCAAAGGTGCGGTCAGGCGCCTGGCGCTGCTCGCTGCGGCCGGCATGCTGGCCCTGCCCTTGCTGACCATCGTGCCCGGTGGCGACAAGGTACTGGACATGCTGCCGTTCATCGGCAACCTCGAGAAAGAGAACATCACTTACCGCGAACGGCTGATGGACAACTCGTGGATCGTCATCCAGCGCAACCCGTTGTTCGGCTCGTTCGACTTCCGCAACACCCCGGAAATGCAATCGATGATCCAGGGTGACGGCATCATCGACATCGTCAACACCTATATAAACCTGGCACTGCGGGTCGGGCTGGTCGGGCTGGGCCTGTTCGTGGCGTTCTTCGCTGCCGTACTGCACGGTATCCGCAAGGCCATGCGCAGTTTCCCCGACAAGGACGACGAGCGACGCCAGCTCGGCCGGGCATTGCTGGCGACACTGATCGGCATCCTGGTGATCATCTTCACCGTCAGCAGCATCACCTTCATCCCGGTGGTGTACTGGACTGTCGCCGGACTGGGCGTGGCCTATGTCCAGATGGTTCGCAAGCTGCACAACAGCCAGGCCATCGCGCTGGCCGACCCCGCCCTTCAACCCAGGTGA
- the eppA gene encoding EPS-associated small membrane protein EppA → MRTALIIKSMSLLALLSGAARAADMYINQNSIVPVSTAGWFFAFAVVGFVAVANRRKI, encoded by the coding sequence ATGCGCACGGCTCTGATTATCAAATCGATGTCTTTGCTGGCGCTGTTAAGTGGCGCAGCGCGTGCCGCGGATATGTATATCAATCAGAACAGTATCGTCCCTGTTTCAACGGCAGGGTGGTTCTTTGCATTTGCTGTCGTTGGCTTTGTAGCTGTCGCCAACAGGAGAAAGATCTGA
- a CDS encoding polysaccharide biosynthesis/export family protein, protein MVRSMFAAFCMLMVWSGAGKADPSSATYLLSPGDVVMVSVWQEDSLRQEATVLPDGSITFPLAGRIDVAGLDVTTVEKQVAAKLEKFLPDPNVSVVVKSIAGNLVYVQGKVIKPGPVQMAGPTAVLQALSMSGGLDKFADESEIKVVRGTGASQKILPVRYRDLVSGRDMSTNIQLQAGDTLVVP, encoded by the coding sequence ATGGTGCGTTCAATGTTTGCCGCGTTCTGCATGCTGATGGTGTGGTCTGGTGCCGGTAAGGCCGACCCGAGCAGTGCTACCTACCTGCTCAGCCCCGGCGATGTGGTGATGGTTTCGGTGTGGCAGGAAGATAGCCTGCGCCAGGAAGCCACCGTACTTCCCGATGGAAGTATCACGTTCCCCCTGGCAGGTCGCATCGATGTTGCCGGGCTGGATGTGACGACCGTTGAAAAACAAGTGGCTGCCAAACTCGAGAAATTCCTCCCCGACCCGAACGTCAGCGTTGTCGTCAAGAGCATCGCCGGCAACCTGGTCTATGTACAAGGCAAAGTGATAAAGCCCGGGCCGGTACAGATGGCGGGCCCTACCGCAGTGTTGCAGGCCCTGAGCATGTCTGGCGGCCTGGACAAGTTTGCAGATGAAAGCGAAATCAAAGTGGTGCGCGGCACTGGCGCTTCCCAAAAAATCCTGCCCGTGCGATATAGAGACCTGGTGTCTGGCCGGGATATGTCCACCAACATCCAACTTCAGGCTGGCGATACGCTGGTCGTCCCTTGA
- a CDS encoding CpsD/CapB family tyrosine-protein kinase, with protein sequence MDRTKPAVGNNLHQVTPGTPQALSPAPGTGLAEVPGQFDYVNTKVVPLRAEHLERHRIVAYNKNSNMNGPIDLLRTQVLRTMDENGWRTLAITSPTPEAGKTVLAINLAMSIAHHTTKTALLVDFDLRRPKVGSSLGLPMDQSLNEFLTDKAELQDCLVNPTLPRFVVLPTRVPVPLSTEMLSSPKVSNLISELRNRYESRICIFDLPPLLSSDDAITVIPKFDCVLLVVANGMNNRKEIEDCLHHLARVNLVGTVLNKADEQPRTYY encoded by the coding sequence ATGGACAGGACCAAGCCGGCTGTTGGCAATAATCTTCACCAGGTTACCCCGGGTACCCCGCAGGCCTTGTCACCCGCCCCTGGTACGGGACTGGCGGAAGTGCCTGGCCAGTTCGATTACGTGAACACCAAGGTGGTGCCGCTGCGCGCGGAGCACCTGGAGCGTCACCGTATCGTCGCCTACAACAAGAACTCCAACATGAACGGGCCGATCGACCTGCTGCGCACGCAAGTGCTCAGGACCATGGACGAGAATGGCTGGCGAACCCTGGCCATCACCTCGCCAACCCCTGAAGCGGGCAAGACGGTGCTGGCGATCAACCTGGCCATGAGCATCGCCCACCACACCACCAAGACCGCTTTGCTGGTGGACTTCGACCTGCGTCGACCCAAGGTTGGCAGCAGCCTGGGCCTGCCCATGGACCAGTCGTTGAACGAGTTTCTGACGGACAAGGCCGAGTTGCAGGACTGCCTGGTCAACCCGACCTTGCCTCGGTTCGTGGTACTGCCCACGCGGGTGCCGGTGCCGTTGTCCACCGAAATGCTGTCGTCGCCCAAAGTGAGCAACCTGATCAGCGAACTACGCAACCGATACGAGTCGCGCATCTGCATTTTCGATTTGCCGCCATTGCTCAGTTCTGACGATGCGATCACCGTGATACCCAAGTTCGACTGTGTGCTGCTGGTGGTGGCCAACGGTATGAACAACAGGAAGGAGATCGAGGATTGCCTGCATCACCTGGCAAGGGTGAACCTGGTGGGAACGGTATTGAACAAAGCTGACGAGCAGCCTCGAACCTATTATTGA
- a CDS encoding helix-turn-helix domain-containing protein: MSIRLKLLRKKLGMTLELLADKTGMTKSYLSKVERGLNTPSIAAALKLARALNVNVEELFAEEQTGQNRYSLVRHGERQALVGDGAGPGYSALTSQVGQRSLLPFLIQPPTEFSDPTFKEHLGEEFLFVHAGQVEVDFMSERVLLEQGDALHFNAQTPHRLRSVGPLPAQLLVVVHHTDE; encoded by the coding sequence ATGTCTATCCGATTGAAACTGCTGCGAAAGAAACTGGGGATGACCCTGGAGCTGCTGGCTGACAAGACCGGCATGACCAAGAGCTACCTGTCCAAGGTCGAACGTGGCCTGAACACCCCCTCGATCGCCGCCGCGCTGAAGCTGGCGCGGGCACTGAATGTCAATGTCGAAGAACTGTTCGCCGAAGAGCAGACCGGCCAGAACCGCTACAGCCTGGTACGCCATGGCGAGCGCCAGGCATTGGTGGGTGACGGGGCAGGGCCGGGGTACTCGGCCCTCACCAGCCAGGTCGGGCAGCGCAGCCTGCTGCCGTTCCTGATCCAGCCGCCGACCGAGTTCAGCGACCCTACGTTCAAGGAGCACCTGGGCGAAGAATTCCTGTTCGTCCACGCCGGCCAGGTGGAAGTGGACTTCATGAGCGAGCGGGTACTGCTGGAGCAAGGCGATGCCTTGCATTTCAATGCCCAGACACCACACCGGCTAAGGTCGGTGGGGCCGCTGCCGGCGCAGTTGCTGGTCGTGGTGCATCACACAGACGAATAA
- a CDS encoding short-chain fatty acid transporter gives MAAEIQDSRSARFALRCSNWAERWFPDSWVFAALAVLLVCIGALAMGAKPTDTAKAFGDGFWSLIPFTMQMAFVVIGGYVVASSPPAARLIDRLARIPGNGRSAVCWVALISMLASLLNWGLSLVFGGLLVRALARRTELKMDYRAAGAAAYLGLGAVWALGLSSSAAQLQANPASLPPSILSITGVIPFTETIFLWQSGVMLAALVVVSLVIAYATAPGPNSARSAQDCGVDPSFTAPPAPQRTRPGEWLEHSPILILLLVALAAGWLYQEFATKPAITAISGLNTYNLLFIMLGALLHWRPRSFLDAVARAVPTTTGVLIQFPLYGSIAAILTQVKGVDEQTLAHHISLFFTQIATHDTYAVLMGVYSAVLGFFIPSGGGKWIIEAPYVMLVANDLQYHLGWAVQIYNAAEALPNLINPFYMLPLLGVLGLKARDLIGFSFVQLLVHVPLVLVLLWALGTTLQYLPPVMP, from the coding sequence GTGGCCGCTGAAATCCAAGACAGCCGTTCCGCGCGCTTTGCCTTGCGCTGCTCCAACTGGGCCGAACGCTGGTTCCCCGATTCCTGGGTGTTTGCCGCCCTGGCAGTGCTGCTGGTGTGCATCGGCGCCCTGGCCATGGGCGCCAAGCCGACCGACACCGCCAAGGCCTTTGGCGATGGCTTCTGGAGCCTGATCCCCTTCACCATGCAGATGGCCTTCGTGGTCATCGGCGGCTATGTGGTGGCCAGCTCGCCGCCCGCGGCGCGGCTGATCGACCGCCTGGCGCGCATCCCCGGCAATGGCCGTTCGGCAGTGTGCTGGGTGGCGCTGATCTCGATGCTGGCATCGCTGCTCAACTGGGGCCTGTCGCTGGTGTTCGGCGGCCTGCTGGTGCGCGCCCTGGCCCGACGCACCGAACTGAAGATGGACTACCGCGCCGCCGGCGCCGCCGCCTACCTGGGCCTGGGCGCCGTGTGGGCGCTGGGCCTGTCTTCGTCGGCGGCGCAACTGCAGGCCAACCCGGCCAGCCTGCCACCGTCGATCCTGTCGATTACCGGGGTGATCCCGTTCACCGAGACCATCTTCCTCTGGCAGTCCGGCGTGATGCTGGCGGCATTGGTAGTGGTCTCGCTGGTGATCGCCTACGCCACGGCGCCGGGCCCGAACAGCGCGCGCAGCGCCCAGGACTGCGGGGTCGACCCCAGCTTCACCGCGCCACCGGCCCCCCAGCGCACCCGCCCGGGCGAGTGGCTGGAACACAGCCCCATCCTGATCCTGTTGCTGGTGGCCCTGGCCGCCGGCTGGCTGTACCAGGAGTTCGCCACCAAACCGGCGATTACCGCCATTTCCGGGCTGAACACCTACAACCTGTTGTTCATCATGCTCGGTGCCTTGCTGCACTGGCGCCCGCGCAGCTTCCTCGATGCGGTGGCGCGTGCGGTTCCGACCACCACCGGGGTGCTGATCCAGTTCCCGCTGTATGGTTCGATCGCTGCCATTCTCACCCAGGTGAAGGGCGTCGACGAGCAGACTTTGGCCCACCACATTTCACTGTTCTTCACCCAGATCGCCACGCATGACACCTATGCCGTGCTGATGGGCGTCTACTCGGCGGTGCTGGGCTTCTTCATCCCATCGGGTGGTGGCAAGTGGATCATCGAGGCCCCGTACGTGATGCTGGTGGCCAATGACCTGCAGTACCACCTGGGCTGGGCAGTGCAGATCTACAACGCCGCAGAAGCCTTGCCGAACCTGATCAACCCGTTCTACATGCTGCCGCTGCTGGGGGTACTGGGGCTCAAGGCACGCGACCTGATCGGCTTCTCGTTCGTGCAGTTGCTGGTGCACGTGCCGCTGGTGCTGGTGTTGCTGTGGGCATTGGGTACGACATTGCAGTACCTGCCGCCGGTGATGCCGTAA
- a CDS encoding cellulase family glycosylhydrolase — MNLLPLRRWGFQTLLRVSAIAGLTSLPLTGWASAWQVSVDEQNGLPLVTRGGGPVMKAKFDFWAANWSWTGFSTTFKVVGPGHYTLLGKNKELDFDLAADIRKEQAQTLGWAFDLEAHSRQAGVMGGGMVFEFDPGQIAGGMGAPQLLPGNRGWSWGKADQGRRIEMRFDPPLAKVYFERGNPSELRAFIYSDPINAGRQQIKAVLNITGDIDLGPTPSERFGLADPAGWPDDQLDWRTSPVDLSFLNAPEKPAGKHGFVKAVGEQLMFENNTPVRFWGTNLSAYSLFKSPDEEIRQQAKRLSALGFNLVRLHHHDSPWVSPNVFGDGTLVRDTQQLSAESLRKLDLWIKALKDEGIYIWLDLHVQRALTANDNIDDFKELAKGESQVDLKGYAYVNRSIQQAMKRFAEQYLTHVNEYTGLAYKDDPAIAAVLLTNENDLTQHYGNALMPNKDVPRHSERYMEAAKAFAKQYDLPTDLTWRAWEHGPSKLFLNDLEQRFNTDMITHLRGLGVKVPIATTSTWGGNGLSALPALTTGDVIDAHGYGANGQLEKNPLTSDGVIDWLAAAQVVGKPLTVTEWNAEPFPLPDRHSLPLYVAGTAAHQGWDAMMQYAYSQQAFNPGWRTADNWHAYNDPAMIATLPAAALLYRRADVKPATTRYVFAPTPATLYNQEITPRNSPLLRTAMEKGQLQIALPQTPELPWLKPAAIPAGAQVLQDPEQSLLPADATEAVSDTGELKRNWQQGIYTIDTPLTQAATGWLGGRLISLGAIQVQARTPYASVVVQSLDGNPLGQSRELLLSLGTRAVPKADDKTPFNVEPLAGTLSIKAPAGLKLFARDAQAQLKPLPMAYQDGRYSITFDGKYMSNWLFLK; from the coding sequence ATGAACCTGCTCCCCCTGCGCCGCTGGGGTTTTCAAACCCTGCTGCGGGTTTCGGCCATCGCCGGCCTGACCTCACTGCCGCTCACCGGCTGGGCCTCAGCGTGGCAAGTCAGTGTCGATGAACAGAACGGCCTGCCCTTGGTGACCCGCGGTGGTGGGCCAGTGATGAAAGCCAAGTTCGACTTCTGGGCGGCCAACTGGAGCTGGACCGGTTTTTCCACCACGTTCAAGGTAGTTGGCCCCGGCCACTACACGCTGCTGGGCAAGAACAAGGAACTGGACTTCGATCTGGCGGCGGATATCCGCAAGGAGCAGGCGCAAACCCTGGGCTGGGCCTTCGACCTCGAGGCCCACAGCCGCCAGGCCGGAGTAATGGGCGGTGGCATGGTGTTCGAGTTCGACCCTGGGCAAATTGCCGGGGGCATGGGTGCACCGCAGCTGCTGCCCGGCAACCGTGGCTGGTCATGGGGCAAGGCTGACCAGGGCCGACGCATCGAAATGCGCTTCGACCCGCCGCTGGCCAAGGTGTATTTCGAGCGCGGCAACCCGTCCGAACTGCGTGCGTTCATTTACAGCGACCCGATCAACGCTGGTCGGCAGCAGATCAAGGCGGTGCTGAACATCACCGGCGACATCGACCTGGGTCCCACGCCCAGCGAACGCTTCGGCCTGGCCGACCCCGCCGGTTGGCCCGACGACCAACTGGACTGGCGCACCTCGCCCGTGGACCTGTCATTCCTCAACGCCCCGGAAAAGCCTGCCGGCAAGCATGGCTTCGTCAAGGCCGTCGGCGAGCAGCTGATGTTCGAAAACAACACCCCAGTGCGCTTCTGGGGCACCAACCTGTCCGCCTATTCGCTGTTCAAGAGCCCCGACGAAGAAATCCGCCAACAGGCCAAGCGCCTGTCGGCACTGGGGTTCAACCTGGTGCGTTTGCATCACCACGACTCGCCCTGGGTCAGCCCGAACGTGTTCGGCGACGGCACCCTGGTGCGCGATACCCAGCAGCTCAGTGCCGAATCGCTGCGCAAGCTCGATTTGTGGATCAAGGCGCTCAAGGACGAGGGCATCTATATCTGGCTGGACCTGCACGTGCAGCGGGCGCTTACTGCCAATGACAATATCGATGACTTCAAGGAACTGGCCAAGGGTGAGAGCCAGGTCGACCTGAAGGGTTACGCCTATGTGAACCGAAGCATCCAACAGGCGATGAAACGCTTTGCCGAGCAGTACCTGACTCATGTGAATGAATACACCGGCCTGGCTTACAAGGACGACCCCGCCATCGCTGCCGTGCTGCTCACCAATGAGAACGACCTCACCCAGCATTATGGTAACGCCCTGATGCCGAACAAGGACGTGCCGCGCCATAGCGAGCGCTACATGGAAGCGGCCAAAGCCTTCGCCAAACAATATGACCTGCCCACCGACCTCACCTGGCGCGCCTGGGAGCATGGCCCTTCGAAGCTGTTTCTCAACGACCTGGAACAGCGCTTCAACACCGACATGATCACTCACCTGCGCGGCCTCGGCGTGAAAGTGCCGATCGCCACCACCAGTACCTGGGGCGGCAATGGCCTGAGCGCGCTGCCGGCACTGACCACAGGCGATGTCATCGATGCCCATGGCTACGGTGCCAATGGCCAATTGGAGAAGAACCCGTTGACCAGCGACGGCGTGATCGACTGGCTCGCTGCCGCCCAGGTAGTCGGCAAGCCGCTGACCGTCACCGAGTGGAACGCCGAACCCTTCCCGCTGCCCGACCGCCACTCGCTGCCGCTGTACGTGGCCGGCACCGCTGCCCACCAGGGCTGGGACGCCATGATGCAGTACGCTTACAGCCAGCAGGCCTTCAACCCTGGCTGGCGCACGGCGGATAACTGGCACGCGTACAACGACCCGGCGATGATCGCCACCCTGCCCGCTGCCGCCCTGCTCTATCGCCGTGCGGATGTGAAGCCGGCCACTACCCGATACGTGTTCGCGCCGACGCCCGCCACCCTGTACAACCAGGAGATCACTCCGCGCAACTCGCCACTGCTGCGCACGGCCATGGAAAAGGGCCAACTGCAGATCGCCCTGCCACAGACGCCGGAGTTGCCCTGGCTGAAACCCGCCGCCATCCCTGCCGGTGCGCAGGTACTGCAGGACCCGGAGCAGTCCTTGCTACCGGCCGACGCCACGGAAGCGGTCAGCGATACGGGCGAACTCAAGCGCAACTGGCAACAGGGCATCTATACCATCGATACACCGCTGACCCAGGCCGCCACCGGATGGCTGGGAGGTCGCTTGATCAGCCTGGGCGCCATCCAGGTGCAAGCACGAACGCCGTACGCCAGCGTCGTGGTGCAAAGCCTGGACGGCAACCCCCTGGGCCAGTCGCGCGAACTGCTGCTGTCGCTGGGTACCCGGGCCGTGCCCAAGGCCGATGACAAGACACCGTTCAACGTAGAGCCGCTTGCCGGCACCTTGAGCATCAAGGCGCCTGCTGGCCTGAAGCTGTTCGCCCGGGATGCACAGGCCCAGTTGAAACCCTTGCCGATGGCTTACCAGGATGGACGCTACAGCATCACGTTCGACGGCAAGTACATGTCCAACTGGCTGTTCTTGAAATAG